The DNA sequence acatttttgttaaataacTCGTTAGGGAATAAAATTCATCAAGTTGATTGGCATACAGACAtagaaatataaacaaatattgaACAGAAATATAAACCCATATTGAACAAGCACAAAATGAATATTTGACTGACTCCGCCTCCACCAGACTGTTGAGGagtctctctttttcctcttggGTCTTCTCGTGTTTCATCTGCATGTGGACAGTCTCCCGCTCTGCCTCCTAAACACATTATATCACCtttgttaataataattttaaaactgcagagaagaacaaaacaaaagatgaaTTAAATAATCACGCCGTGCCTTGAGTTTGTGAAGGAAGTCTGTCTCTATGAGTGCGTTCTGCTGCTCTAGCGCCTGGCTGAGCTGTCCGTTCTTGCTCAGCAGGGTGTTGAGCTTCAGCAGGTCTCCGCTCAACATCTTGGCATTCTTTTCCAGCTCCGCCTCCTCACGGTGCTCTAACTCAATCTGACCTGGTGGGGTTAGAGTTGGTTTAATAGCAGCTCTACAActctatgtttacatgcacataatattcaggtttttgcccttattacGAAAAAGACAATAATCGgaaagctgtttacatggctaatgaaagtgaatattcaactaatattcctgtttacatgcagccgtgcaaaatattttttttttttaagttttacacCGGTAACAGACATGTTTgaccgtgcgaacacagccTCCCCCTTTCATTCCCTCAACCACCTTATTGAAATTGTCGGAGTTGCGATGTttgtgcatatccaaaaacctgttaaaATCCAAGTCTTTCACAATGTTTAAAAGGagttgtgtttctccttctgaCGAGATGTAGGCTTTTCTTTTAGGTATGCATCTCTACCACAGCCTTGCAAAccgttggctggttggtttgtgtataACAACCATAGCAAGGGTAAGAGCTAGCCGTAAGTCGTTAACAGGCAAGAGGTCctaaactgtcacaaactgcagtaaaaaaaaaagattaatacGCAATTGTGAATGCGCTGTACTGTAAAGAATTGCttctaaaacccgaataatactggcatatcccacgtcttaaagtgctcacattatgctttttggctttttccctttcctttattgtgttatatatctttttttgtgcacgttataagtttacaaagtgaaaaagcccaaagtcccccccaaagggacttaccatctccaacagaaaacactgttcacaaactgctccaaacagctctactgtagtccagcctttacttcagagacacacgtgggtcactttgtaacacgttataatgctcatctagctgctagcatgacacgccctcatactctgcttctgactggctagtagtccttacctaggtactgtcagggcatgccctcatactctgcttctgactggctagtagtccttacctaggtactgtcagggcacgccctcatactctgcttctgactggctagtagtccttacctaggtactgtcagggcacatcctcatactctgcttattggctagcagtgcttacctaggtactgtcagggcatgccctcatactctgcttattggctagcagtgcttacctaggttctgcacatgtgcgactcccaacaaagatggaacagaagtgagatgtctcactctgtagctaaaacagagagctcaacacacagggtgaaaagaggagctgcagcaatgtgcagtacaacaaaaatatggtgttttttgaaaattaaaccatgtaaacctattctgatataacctctaaatacaattatgaacatgaaaatgagcataatatgagcactttaatctgAAAATACTATAttcagaaaaaggccttatGCAGATATTCAAActgaatatgctgtttacatgatcTGTATCAATTTCAGAATACTGTCATACTCGCAACAATAGTGGAATATTATGTGAATGTAAATGTAGTCACTGATGTTGCTAAATACCTAAAACTTCACAAATAGTTACATCCTCAGACATGCTGAGCCGCCTAACTACGTATAATTTATTGACAACTGACTTGGACTGACTTGGACTCGgactgtgtttgtatgtgtgcttCTTAATAACCAGATTACGTACTCTCCAAGCGTATTTTCTTCTGCTGCATGCCAGTGTACTCTGTCTGCAGTTTGAGCATGTTCTTGCTGTTGGCTTCTATCTCCCGGGTCAGCCCTACCAGAGTCCCCTGCCGTTTCATCCAGAGCTGCTGGTCACTCTTGATATTCGCTGCCAGCTCCTCGATCTGAGCCTTTAACGCCTCTACATTGATTTGCAAAGGACTCAGGTCCTCAGACTGGGAATGGAGGCACACAAATCAGAAAGGCAGCATGTGATTTTTATGTCTGATTGTTAAGATAGTTTCTAATGTACGTATATTTCACATAAACAACAGACAACCAGGGATTATTACTGCATCCACAAAATCTCTCACCCCAGTGCTGGCTGCAATTTCATAGAGCTTTTTGTTATAGTTGGCAATGGTGGCCTGCTTCTGCCCGATCAGAGTAGTAAAGGAAGAGATCTTATTCTGGTTGGTTGCCAATAACTTGTTGTACTTTGTGATCTCCTCATCCAGGGCCTCCTGGGTGATGGCCAGGCTGTCCAGATGTTGGCCGACCTCGCTGCTCTCCAGTCCCACCGTCACTACAGCATTCTCCAGTTGCCACAACTGAGACATCTAATAAAGGAAAGGAAGAGACGATAAGCAGGAgaaatatataacataattatattattaataaatatatattatattataataatatatatttattagggctgtcaattgaataaaaatgtaatcacgattaatcgcatgattgtcCATAATTAACTTGCAATAAATTATTCGCACagtttttatctgttctaaatgtactttaaaaaggatattttcaagtttttgaGACTCAACGTACTCCGGTGGTAACTAAATTCACatcgacagtacatgcaaataactcTTGTCAAGATAACCATGTGGAAGGTGAAACTGAAtttgccattcaaaagacccttttctttCTGGTCAAGGAGATTggtttctgctagccatccacaaAGTTACTGCTGAATCACTTACTGATTTCCCAAACTCCGGAGCAGCCTGAGGCCCAAACCACAGAACCCGCATGCGTTCGTCGCACGTCAAAAAGATTAGTGGCGTTAAAAGGAATTTGGGTTAACTCTTTATTATTTCGTTAATTATGACAGCCCTAATCTTCATCCTTAACATAttttacatgtgttgtttgtgctCCTTTGTAATGTTCTTGATCTTCAgcacattgggcctcattcaccaatatctttctaagttttctcttaaatatgttcttaagaaagtttctaagagaagtctacgttggattcatgacgtgttcttaaacagcagaattgttcacACCTGTGTTCTttggattgatgaatcccacgtcttcgtaactgaaagcacgtgccagttgttcctaattagcataagataaCGCATAAgatggaggaagtactgaatctcagtacttaaataaaagtacaaataaccagagacatatttactttagcaAAAGTAGAAGATATCCACTACCACAAAcgaggcctggcttttaaaagaagttcctatcctaaccagcataaaacggaaatatgttgttagaatcggaatgcggttggttttattcatggatgtatttcatgttctttaactatgcaagtaagcaaataaagtgtgtgaagcagcggacatggggagatgtgaagaagtccagccaaataaataagatataaatgcgtcttacgcagcctggcagaggagtaaacgacgctgtggagagaaatagatggcaactatgatttaaaaacgggaataataaaaaacaaacgttttcattttcacttttaccggaggctgcgcccgggctctggagcaccggagccggcttggatcggcggtgccccatatatatctacggcaaccaaacttcactggtgagacaaacgtgtgacggtcaggaagacgttttggaaGGGgggaaaactgatcagaaaatgtaacggaacattgtagaaatgtagtggagtagaaagtatagataattgctgcaaaatgtaacaaagtaaaagtcaaaagtaggctttgcactattgagtctacttaagtaaagtacagatacgtgaaaaatatacttaagtacagtaacgaagaatttgtactttcttacattctaccactgcattttggccaaaTAAATAGcaatcaatcaccaaataacgcaggatttaatcagtttaatttctgatgtaaattgcagtgttagtgttttttgcataatatgattttcttttcaacaaatgatcagaaatacattacagtacaatactatctttgtaaacgactgtagaattaaataaaatgcagtaaccaattatttggagcaaattgtcatcactcaaatatgggtaagagtgcttttcagtgttcgtagattttgttcttagctaagaacaaatccaagttaagaaaacattagtgaatgccagaatcttcgtaaaaaagtgtgtaagaagggtttaagaacacatttcttcgtaagaacggttggtgaatgaggcccatagTACTTTTAGCATTTTTGGTGTTCTCTTTGCCGTTTTCTTTAGTTATGCAACTGTAGGGAAGTGCATTAATAAATTGCTAAGTACTCCTTTAACTAAGACTTCCAAACTGACTTCCAAACTGAAGACCTAAAAATATAATGTACTTATTAAAATAATATGACGTTAATTAAAGCATGATTACGTACTATATGTGTATATAGAATGACTCTTTGGACTTGGTGAAGAGATATTTGCTTTCACAGTGTTATTTACCTGCACCTTCTTCTGAACAATAGTCAACCATCTTACTAGGCATTCCCACAGCCTGAAACACAATGATTTTTCTATCTTTCTTATTCCCATCTTTACCTTATCCTTCTTAAGCGTGGCTATCCTGCTGGTGAGCCGTTGGGAGTACTTGGCAGCCTTGTTGTGAGTGAGCTTGTGCTGGATGTAGGTCATGATCTTGTCCTCCAACTCCAGACGCACAGCACTCTCTTTCTCCAGCTGCCTCCTCTGATCGTTCACTTCAACCTGGTGGGTGCTGGTTTCCTACGACAATGCAGGAAATAAAATTGGAGAGTGAAATGGTTTCAGTGGGAAAGAGAAGGGTAGGAAGACATTGTGACTGGACATCTCTCTGGACAAATCAGAAGCCTTTTGTCCCCTAGCTACCTTAGAGAGCCTGGCCAGGGTGCGCTCCGTCTCCCTCAGAGTGCGGAGGGAGGTGCTGTAGTGGGCCTGCTGAGCCTCTTGCTGGGCCTGCTTCTGGCTGATCAGCCTTTTGGAGGTGGCACTGTCCATCTGGGACCAGTTCAGCTGCATAGTTAGTGTCTCATTTTGCTCTTGCTCTTCAGCAATGAATCTCTTGTAACCTTCGATCTCTCTGTCCAGCAAGATCACCTGATGCTCGATGGTACTGAGGGAAACAAAGCAAGCAGTAAAGATTCAATAGATGCATGCTTTTATTACCAGCCGCGACAGTGAtgcgtttgtctgtgtgtgtgtctgtcatcaTGGCAAAATGTGGTCCTGGAGACTGGAAGTACTGCAGCAGGTACTATCGCAGAGGCAATTTTGAGTACTTTGCCAAGTGTTTATGTCTGACTTAAGATTTAGTCAACGttagggctgcttgattatggaaaaaaataataatcacaattattttggtaaatattgaaatcacaattatttaacacgattactcattaacatttggatataatggatagtgtccgGGGTATAATCTGTAGTGTactttatctcacagaaagtctttggatcagaataaaatctgttttactactgtgagtcagttcagctttacagatatcacacataacgttacacagctaatgaacagttccacagacataCCACagtgtgcatctcacatcacatgttcactcactaagaccactactactgtcattatGAAACATTGTGCCAcaatatcaacaataatgtcgctgtcagtgggcttatttgctagctaaccttaggaaaaatccagcacatagacggtaccttagagtaacgttacgtgaaacaggtgatttaacgtccctgctcatttacatacagtttaacaacaaaactaaatgctgagggaacattactatgttttttcatgttgtttgtgagcagtatgcctatgcacccccactaagctggaaaaagttttaaacagtaagtgaatacagcgtgtcgggggaATACAACGTCTATAGACAGTATACTACAGCGGGGGggggcaaaggcagagggaccgcagggttagctaacgttagctgttcccagacaacAGACttggttttgactttttttgctcaccaaacgctgctgccatctttactcgctctgagtttttaaattccagcgcATGATATGCACACGACTGGCCTCCCTGACTGGCTTGCGTGCGGATGTGCGCATGCGCGTGTCATtcacaacacaagacaaaataagagtgttcttgcaaaacagaacatggcaaaataatcgtttttttctcaattatactattttggtgatcgttgggagccaaaaatcgaaattgaaatcgaaattcAATTAACTGCACAGCCCTAGTCACCGTGATAGTGTCACAACTGTGCAAGAAACAGTCACAAAACTTTACAGGTGTGCAGTTGTGGTCCAAGCACAGGCGCTGGAAGTAAGGGGGTAGGAACTACGGAAGGGGCCCCCTGCTTTACGCCCCTGGCCCCATTACCGTGTAAGATGCAGTCACGAAACTTTACAGGTGTATTGTTGAGAACAAAATTAAGGCTAAGATGAAAGATGGGTGTGGTCAGAGCGTTGGTGCTGGAAGTAGTGGGGTAGGAAGTAGGGAGAGGCTAAAGCAAACCAACAATCTATCACTGCAGAGCGACACCATCCCCAAGATGCTGTTCATGAAGCTTGTCTCCAGCAGGGACATTATTAGTTACATGTACGTTCGAAATGCATTAGCACATTTAAAGTGCAGTAGCATTATTAACATTCAGCCTTTCCGTGCCACCATTCTCACCGCACCGCCTCCTGCATCGCACTGAAGGCCTCGTCCCGTTTCCTCATGCCCACCAGGCTGCCGCTCCACTGATGCAGCAGCTGTTTACGCGACATCTCCAGATACTGCAGTTCCATCTCAGCCtgcacagacaaaaacatgaGTGGACATGTGTCGtgaccagaggtgtcaagtaacaaagtagtaatactttgttaccttacttaagtagacattttgggtatctatactttactggagtaattattttacagcagactttttacttctactccttacattttcacgcaattatctgtactttctactctttacattttaaaaatagcctcgttactcctatttcagttcggcttgttttcattccggcttgtcatccttcaaaccccccccccccaccccccctaaaaaaacaaaaaacctatccagataaatcgcgccatccggacagagtgaatttgattgtggttgagaagtataaacatataccattccaacaccctattggtttgtacgcgatccatcctgcacatgacacaaatcaAGGAAATAGCAGACGTATGTAGCCTAGTGCGAAGACATCCGTGGCAGAGACTCAAAGAGAAAGCGAAATGTCCCAACCAAGCACCGGCAAGCATTACAATACTTATAGGCAACTAGTCATCATATCATCCTTTCCATGAAACACATGTTAATGCTCAGTAATACACATATGGTTCTTTAATGTATTTGCATTGTActaaaatgtgttcattttcaatgggcatAAATGCGGCTGAAACAGGTGCAtcccacatttttcaacattaacattttaatataacgttatagtcattatggcatTTAGAAACATggttttttgtggaggtggggtagtgcactacaggcccctgtggggcggcctaagcttttgtccttaatggcatttttttccccttaaattacttttatactttaagtagttttgaaaccagtacttttacacttttacttgagtaaaaagcttgagttgatacttcaacttctacagaagtatttttaaaccctagtatctatacttctacctgagtaatgaatgtgaatacttttgacacctctggtcgTGACTGATGTTATGTATAGACACTTCATAGACACTCATAGAATATGAAAATGAGACTATGCATAGTATATTACTTCATTCaaccaattcaaaatatgttGTTCTGAAAGGGAATCAAAATGGGGTTATGGGGACAACGGCATAACCAGCTCAAGTTTGTCAGATACTGAAGGCTTGAGTCCATCAAATCAAGTCAATACTGTACTGTCATAATAATCACAGGTACTATGTTCTCTTTGTTGTCTGTTGAGACAAATGTTCAATTATTAGTTGTATTCATaagaaataatgtgtttttaatgttttaaagataaTCAATATCTTTACATTAACAATGGATTAAATGTGAAAGGTGTCACTTGTAGTAATGAATTTACAGATACTGTAATTACCACCTGACGCTGCAGTATTTTAGCATCTTTTAGTTCACTTTTTTGGTTTTTCCGGCCCATTACTGACTGTACGCTACCTGCCCAGCATTAAACAGCAAACAAAGTTAGTGACTAGCATTAGCATGTGAACAAAGTGGAGCAGCTAAGTAGCCAGATTTTTCTCTTacgagttggtggagaccaaaacacaGCTAAAAGGAGAttaaatattggacttacattcgtTATGTGAAGGCTGATGTTGCTTTGTATCCAATGGATGTGTAGTTAgccaactgtttgctaacacgtTAACACAGCCATAACAACTACATAAGGTGATAATTTGTCAATGTTTGAGTTTACAGCTAGTAACCATGTGTCCGAGTGGccaaaaatatatactgtaaatgcagctttattcttTAATTGGAAATTGTTTCAGTATTACTGTAATAGTTGCACTAATGCACAGTACTTGCTTTGTGATTGAAGCCACTTTCAACTCAAAGGTATATACTGTATTACCTCAGAGAGAGCCTCTTTGGCTGCCTGTGTCTCCCCTGCTTGAGCTTTGGCTTGGGCCTCGTACATGGCTATCTGCTGTGTCAGCCTCTCCATTTCCTTTGTTAGACGCTCCACATACATGTCCTGATGACACAGGGGTATTTTCAATCAATCACGGTACATTCATCAATGATGAAATTGAAACATCTGATGTTTTTAATGTGCCAGACTTCAGCCTGTCCACCTGCTTCAATTTCTGGTCTTCGGCCTGCGTCTTCTCAGCTCCCGCTTTGCGTCTGGCATTCTTCATGGCTTTGACATTAGATTGCAGATCTTCACTGACTCCTTGTGTGAAGACGAGATTCAGCATCAAATTGTCCATCTCCGCCTGTAACTGCGACACTGTGGAGAAAATACACAGGAGTCAGTAATAACGcaagtttattgtttttcaattcaaaaaataaatcgaaagaaaataaaaaaataaaggtttaatGGTTGAATCTTTTACAAAAAACATATCAACCTGAAATCTAAACCTAATTTAATGTAAAGGATTTAACCAAGCTTTATATTACAATTTGAACTGTGTTTCAATCCACATGT is a window from the Perca fluviatilis chromosome 1, GENO_Pfluv_1.0, whole genome shotgun sequence genome containing:
- the ccdc40 gene encoding coiled-coil domain-containing protein 40 — its product is MQSAEGEEGGEEVREESSSPTETDSKLQDGRDTASQDCEATVEQCGSQNQSEPEPDDPTPQLHLDHSGDDYSPSSTNSVQANVAQVPLTLHLPNLNTSEDMEDEEPLPEAQEEEEEDEFVVLDSEHPLVRRQQAALNSQLSKQLERINLGLKEKLAMEKDDANYILEIGVEMYRIQEQLARLQTRLDDRHQASAQAEGKHQQAQDQLEAMKSQYSCITSQNVKAKANVSQLQAEMDNLMLNLVFTQGVSEDLQSNVKAMKNARRKAGAEKTQAEDQKLKQDMYVERLTKEMERLTQQIAMYEAQAKAQAGETQAAKEALSEAEMELQYLEMSRKQLLHQWSGSLVGMRKRDEAFSAMQEAVRTIEHQVILLDREIEGYKRFIAEEQEQNETLTMQLNWSQMDSATSKRLISQKQAQQEAQQAHYSTSLRTLRETERTLARLSKETSTHQVEVNDQRRQLEKESAVRLELEDKIMTYIQHKLTHNKAAKYSQRLTSRIATLKKDKMSQLWQLENAVVTVGLESSEVGQHLDSLAITQEALDEEITKYNKLLATNQNKISSFTTLIGQKQATIANYNKKLYEIAASTGSEDLSPLQINVEALKAQIEELAANIKSDQQLWMKRQGTLVGLTREIEANSKNMLKLQTEYTGMQQKKIRLESQIELEHREEAELEKNAKMLSGDLLKLNTLLSKNGQLSQALEQQNALIETDFLHKLKEAERETVHMQMKHEKTQEEKERLLNSLVEAERQIMLWEKKTQLIKETRSVVDSEVGQRDIQMMKAEIHRMEVRLTQLMKQQERLLRESEATVVRRETIVLRREAMAHGSHRQTTKGELSRVTQALQRKIQDTHKHVVECEQVIRELQESQVSLSDRLAQQKQQLIELCGTSYVLDPEIGNLQDTKDRNLAHLVVLQSRTKKLQGVCEGSYQALSTGESVEATLQSHTERVHTTSTILHRVCEEFPEHQGALRRLSLALATRTQAQEQMSRE